In Gemmatimonadota bacterium, a single window of DNA contains:
- the rsfS gene encoding ribosome silencing factor, which translates to MGGQTGLSPAESPESGESRQAAALELPAPLARAVQHAVDRKARDVVVMDLREVSNATDYFLIVSGTSDLHVKGVAEYVLEEMKREGVRANHVEGLRSARWVLIDYIDFVVHVFHPDARAFYQLENLWGDAPMERFTD; encoded by the coding sequence TTGGGTGGTCAAACAGGACTGAGCCCGGCCGAGTCTCCGGAAAGCGGAGAGTCTCGGCAGGCGGCCGCCCTCGAGTTGCCGGCGCCACTCGCGCGGGCCGTGCAGCATGCCGTGGACCGCAAGGCGCGAGACGTGGTGGTGATGGACCTCAGAGAGGTCTCCAACGCCACGGACTACTTCCTGATCGTGAGCGGGACGTCCGACCTGCACGTCAAGGGCGTCGCCGAGTACGTGCTGGAGGAGATGAAGCGCGAGGGGGTACGCGCCAACCACGTCGAAGGGTTGCGCAGCGCCCGGTGGGTGCTGATCGACTACATCGACTTCGTGGTCCACGTCTTCCACCCGGACGCGCGCGCGTTCTACCAACTCGAGAACCTGTGGGGCGACGCGCCCATGGAGCGCTTTACGGACTGA
- the rplI gene encoding 50S ribosomal protein L9: protein MKTVKVILRKDVDALGEAGEIVTVKSGFARNYLLPRGFAYEATSGNVRQLEEEQKRAEANARRDFLEARRRASLLEGIQITFEARAGEESKLFGSITNADVADRLNEQGLDFTVDKRTIDLDEPIKALGMFSVPVKLHADVRPEIKVWVVKQD, encoded by the coding sequence ATGAAGACCGTCAAAGTGATTTTGAGGAAGGACGTGGACGCCCTGGGCGAGGCCGGTGAGATCGTCACGGTCAAATCCGGCTTCGCCCGCAACTACCTGCTGCCGCGTGGCTTCGCCTATGAGGCCACTTCCGGCAACGTGCGTCAGCTGGAGGAGGAGCAGAAGCGCGCCGAGGCGAACGCCCGCCGCGACTTCCTGGAGGCGCGCCGCCGGGCGTCTCTGCTGGAAGGTATCCAGATCACCTTCGAGGCGCGCGCGGGCGAGGAGTCGAAGCTTTTCGGCTCCATCACCAACGCAGACGTTGCCGACCGCCTGAACGAGCAGGGTCTCGACTTCACGGTCGATAAGCGCACGATCGACCTGGACGAGCCCATCAAGGCGCTGGGGATGTTCTCGGTGCCGGTCAAGCTCCACGCGGACGTCCGACCGGAGATCAAGGTTTGGGTGGTCAAACAGGACTGA
- the rpsR gene encoding 30S ribosomal protein S18, whose protein sequence is MARGNKPCPLCEAGIRQINYKDDKTVGRFITDRGKILPRRMTGMCARHQRQTGTAIKRARYLALVPYTKMYD, encoded by the coding sequence ATGGCGCGAGGCAACAAGCCGTGCCCCCTGTGTGAGGCGGGCATTCGGCAGATCAACTACAAGGACGACAAGACGGTCGGGCGCTTCATCACCGACCGGGGCAAGATCCTGCCGCGCCGGATGACGGGCATGTGTGCCCGCCACCAGCGGCAGACGGGTACGGCCATCAAGCGAGCTCGCTACCTGGCCCTGGTCCCGTACACGAAGATGTACGATTAG
- the rpsF gene encoding 30S ribosomal protein S6: MRDYEVVYIFDTTLDESTLDEKLERFNEMATTGGGEVTTVDRWGSRPLAYPISKKSAGNFVVVQFRAVTDALPEFERSMQLDDDLLRYLIVLHEGEPSAPMSIAHVSPRGEDDEDEDGEGGEGREGGEDREAGEGGEGRVDLGADRED, from the coding sequence GTGAGGGATTACGAAGTCGTCTACATCTTCGACACGACGCTGGACGAGTCGACGCTAGACGAGAAGCTGGAACGCTTCAACGAGATGGCCACCACCGGTGGCGGGGAAGTGACCACCGTCGACCGCTGGGGCTCTCGCCCGCTGGCCTACCCCATTTCCAAGAAGTCCGCAGGCAACTTCGTCGTTGTTCAGTTCCGGGCGGTTACCGACGCGCTGCCGGAATTCGAGCGCAGCATGCAGCTGGACGACGACCTGCTCCGCTACCTGATCGTCCTGCACGAGGGCGAGCCCTCCGCGCCGATGTCGATCGCGCACGTGTCGCCGCGCGGCGAAGACGACGAGGATGAGGACGGCGAGGGCGGTGAGGGCCGCGAGGGTGGTGAGGACCGCGAGGCTGGTGAGGGTGGCGAGGGCCGCGTGGACCTCGGCGCAGACAGGGAGGACTGA
- a CDS encoding HAD-IIA family hydrolase — translation MIQALLIDLDGTVYEGDALVPGAVEAVARLRERGIPFLFTTNTSRMSRRAVVERLAGMGLRIDPERVLTAPVAAALWLRREDLERILLLLPASTHEDFAGFALVHGDAACQAVVVGDLGPGFTFARLNAAFRALRAGARLVAIHKNRFWLPAGGPTLDAGPFVVGLEYAARVEAALVGKPAPAFFELAAGTLGVPVDGLAVVGDDPESDIRGAKAAGLTAIQVETGKFDAARAAEAPREERPDYRIGSIAELPGFLG, via the coding sequence ATGATCCAAGCCCTCCTCATCGACCTGGACGGCACGGTCTACGAGGGCGACGCGCTCGTCCCGGGTGCGGTCGAGGCGGTGGCCAGGCTGCGCGAACGCGGAATTCCGTTCCTCTTCACGACCAACACCAGCCGGATGTCGCGACGCGCGGTGGTCGAGCGGCTCGCCGGCATGGGGCTTCGGATCGACCCCGAACGCGTCCTCACGGCGCCCGTCGCTGCCGCGCTCTGGCTGCGGCGTGAGGACCTGGAGCGGATCCTGCTCCTGCTGCCCGCGTCGACCCATGAGGACTTCGCCGGGTTCGCGTTGGTCCACGGGGACGCCGCGTGCCAGGCCGTCGTGGTGGGGGACCTGGGACCCGGCTTCACCTTCGCTCGATTGAACGCCGCCTTCCGCGCGCTACGGGCCGGCGCCCGCCTGGTCGCGATCCACAAGAACCGCTTCTGGCTACCGGCCGGTGGTCCTACGCTGGACGCGGGCCCCTTCGTCGTGGGCCTCGAATACGCTGCTCGGGTCGAGGCCGCGTTGGTGGGGAAGCCGGCGCCCGCCTTCTTCGAGCTGGCGGCGGGGACGCTGGGTGTGCCCGTCGACGGCCTGGCCGTTGTGGGTGACGACCCGGAGTCGGATATTCGAGGCGCCAAGGCGGCCGGCCTCACCGCGATCCAGGTGGAGACCGGCAAGTTCGACGCGGCACGGGCGGCGGAGGCGCCGAGGGAGGAGCGGCCGGATTACAGAATCGGGTCGATCGCCGAGTTGCCGGGGTTCCTGGGCTGA